Genomic window (Paenibacillus sp. PK3_47):
TTTCTGGAGAAACTTAAGAATATCTTCTGCAAAAAGAATGTTTTCAATTTGTTTTCTTCCATTAACGATTGGCAGTTGCTTCAGTTTCTTCTCTTTTATTAACTCCTTATAGTAAGAAGCTCGCTTCCCATATCTCTCATACACTGGATTGTTATTCATTACCTGCTCAATAGCCGTGTCTAGGGGATGTCCGCGTAAAATGCCTCGACGAATATCTCCATCCGTCACCGTTCCGAGCAATCGGTTTTCTTTATCAATTACCACTGCGAACTGCAATGATGATTTATCGATAATTTCCATAACATTTAATATAGTTGTTTCTGGAGCAATTAATATTTCTCTCCATTTTTCCATCTGCATCGCTCCTTGAAGTACTCTGTTCATCGCTTAGAAGCAATAATAACCCACTCTATAATTTTTTCACTCAAATTATTGCATGTTTTTATAATTTGCTCCAACTCTGTGATTTCGTACTTTTCAAGTAGATTCTTAATGTCCTTTTCTGTTGAGAATCTGGTAGTTCCCTTACCATATGCTGGTCCTTCACTGACTACCCATAAACCAGGTGCAACCTGTTCACCTGTTCCGTCTCCCCAACTACCAGCAGCAAAGGTTCTACTATAAAGCTTCCCTTTAGGTTTCAGCACTCTATGGATTTCATTGTAAATAACTTGAGAATTTTCGTAAGAGTTTGAATATACTGCCTCATTATCTATTACAGCATCAAAAAAGTTATCTTCATAGGGTAGTGAAATAAAGTCTCCTACAACTAACTGTCCTGACCAGTCTTCCACTTCTACATCTAATCTAGTTTTAGCAATTTCAATAGCTGTTTTAGAACCATCAATTCCGTAAATAGTAAATCCTTCCCTAGCTACATACCATAGGTTAGCCCCAGTCCCACAACCCACCTCTAATACTTTGACTTCCTTTCTATCCCTAGCTTGGTAAAAGTTCCTTGCAATAAATCGAATTAAATCCTCTGAAGGATACTTCCCCCACCCCTGACTACTAAAAATATCCTCCCATATATTATCCCAAGCCATCTATATATCGCCTCTCCTCTTTATCGATAAAATAGCACTAACTGTTCCTTACCAGGATTATCTTTTAAAAATTCACATCTCATATTCTCATATGCTACTTCATTATGTTTATAATTCCCTATTTTAAATTGTGATTCTAATCGGGAAAAACCTCGTTTAAAGAACAGCAATGCATTCTTTTCTGATCGGTCTGTTCCTCCACCTAAGTATAATGATTTAGTCCCCTTACTCTGTGCGTACTTCGCAAATTCATAAATTAATAGATTGGATACTCCCTTAGAGCGCCCTTCATCATTCGATGCCGAAAGGTGATATTCAGCTATTTGGTCAACGACAAAAAAAATCGAAGCTCCTATAACTAAATCTTCCTCGTTCAATACACTAAGCAAATATACATTATCATTCTTTAACAGATCAACAAAGTATTCTTTACAGAAATAATAGGATCTGTCAGCTTCTTTTCCATCCATTAATTTTACATACAACTCAATAAATTGCTTAACTACGTTTTGAGATTTAGAAAAAGTTATACTTAACGAACTCTTCTGAGCCTTTCTAATAGTCGTTCTGACACGGGTACTGAATTCTGAAAACAAATCATTAGTAGTAAGATTTATACTAACAACGGTTCTATTATAGGAAACCTCCCCATAATACGTCCTATCATTTTCTAATAACGGGTGGAATCGTATAAATTCAATTAATACATAGTTGCTTACGCACCATTTTTTATACGATTCAATGCATTTGTCAATAAAACTTTGATTTCCTATCCCTATAGGTCCTCCATAACCATAAGGGGATTGTACATCAAAAAATATCGTTCCTGGTATTTCCCCCAACTGAAAGGCATGGTAATAGATATTATCGCCATCTTCTTTAGCAAAAAAGACTGGCCTTACTCCCTTTTTATAGAATGTATCATTAATCACATAATCCGGATGGAAGTAAAAAGACCGTTTGTCACTCGGAATTCGATTATATATTTGCAGTGCTTCTTCTACGGACACTATCATAATCGACTCAACGGCTCGTCTTGGTTAAAATCCTTAGACGCTTCCTCTGTTAACATCTCCCAATATTCGAATGGAGATATTCCGTTACCAGGACGCTTGATGGTAATATTATTCAAAGTTAGTTTCTCCCCCACTTTGATTTTTTTAGATGCAACAATGCTTTTACGGGCAATTTCAAGATTCTTAAGTTCCGATTTAGCCGGAATTTTAATTCCTGTTCCTTTTGCTAATTCTACTTGTCGAATACTTTCAATTAATAATTTTAGCTCATCTGGAGAAAGTGAAGCTTTGTGATCAGGGCCTTCCGCTTGTTTATTATGCGTAATATGCTTTTCAATAATTCTAGCACCTAGAGCAACAGCGGCTACGGTAACTGCTATCCCCTCTGTATGATCTGAATAACCTACTGGAAGACCAAATGCTTTCTGCATAGTTTCAATAGCTAATAGATTTACATCTTTCACAGGAGCAGGATATTCAGTTGTACAATGCAACAATTTCACTTTCCTTTGTAGTTGTTCCTGCCCTTCTGGAGATAAATACGCTGCCCGGAATGCACTGACAGAAGGTTGATCATGAGCCGAGAGTAAACCAAAAGCGATTACACCAAGCGCAGCCTCTACCTCACTTAGTGTAGCCATTCCTGTGGACAGAATGATATCAGGCTTTTTACAGGCAATATGATAAAGCAATGGAGCATTTGTAATTTCACCAGAGGATATTTTAATAGTTCTTAGTTTCAACTCATCAATTAAAAAGTCCGCACTCTCTATATCAAATGGAGTTGACAAAAATTCAATCCCAGAATCTTCACAGTAATTTTTCAGTTCACGAAATTGATCGAACGAAAGTTCAAGCTTTTTTACCATTTCAAATTGCGACTCTTCTTCACCAGTCGTCTGCATCTGATATTCAGCTTTTGGTGCATGCTTACTAATAACAAGCTCTGTCTTAAAGGTTTGA
Coding sequences:
- a CDS encoding class I SAM-dependent methyltransferase; the protein is MAWDNIWEDIFSSQGWGKYPSEDLIRFIARNFYQARDRKEVKVLEVGCGTGANLWYVAREGFTIYGIDGSKTAIEIAKTRLDVEVEDWSGQLVVGDFISLPYEDNFFDAVIDNEAVYSNSYENSQVIYNEIHRVLKPKGKLYSRTFAAGSWGDGTGEQVAPGLWVVSEGPAYGKGTTRFSTEKDIKNLLEKYEITELEQIIKTCNNLSEKIIEWVIIASKR
- a CDS encoding GNAT family N-acetyltransferase, with protein sequence MSVEEALQIYNRIPSDKRSFYFHPDYVINDTFYKKGVRPVFFAKEDGDNIYYHAFQLGEIPGTIFFDVQSPYGYGGPIGIGNQSFIDKCIESYKKWCVSNYVLIEFIRFHPLLENDRTYYGEVSYNRTVVSINLTTNDLFSEFSTRVRTTIRKAQKSSLSITFSKSQNVVKQFIELYVKLMDGKEADRSYYFCKEYFVDLLKNDNVYLLSVLNEEDLVIGASIFFVVDQIAEYHLSASNDEGRSKGVSNLLIYEFAKYAQSKGTKSLYLGGGTDRSEKNALLFFKRGFSRLESQFKIGNYKHNEVAYENMRCEFLKDNPGKEQLVLFYR
- the neuB gene encoding N-acetylneuraminate synthase; protein product: MNATFVIAEAGVNHNGDLELAKRLVDIAVSSKADAVKFQTFKTELVISKHAPKAEYQMQTTGEEESQFEMVKKLELSFDQFRELKNYCEDSGIEFLSTPFDIESADFLIDELKLRTIKISSGEITNAPLLYHIACKKPDIILSTGMATLSEVEAALGVIAFGLLSAHDQPSVSAFRAAYLSPEGQEQLQRKVKLLHCTTEYPAPVKDVNLLAIETMQKAFGLPVGYSDHTEGIAVTVAAVALGARIIEKHITHNKQAEGPDHKASLSPDELKLLIESIRQVELAKGTGIKIPAKSELKNLEIARKSIVASKKIKVGEKLTLNNITIKRPGNGISPFEYWEMLTEEASKDFNQDEPLSRL